A genomic segment from Spinacia oleracea cultivar Varoflay chromosome 3, BTI_SOV_V1, whole genome shotgun sequence encodes:
- the LOC110788827 gene encoding uncharacterized protein → MAEVLDEAEAFIHATETCSVSKDSKTGETGTRFDWERPFPMKSSIEIRDPKLFCQFHEELGHDTRDYRSLKRALGGLAAKGHLKSYLQKSTRGTWKNFYKENNSPTPAIDGNQTDGGFAAVISRGPTLGGPTIRGHKDYARRLGQVMLSGKSHMDPFLKVEICESDQGKIATPHDDPLVIEVKFSNLRVHQRLVDNGSSSEL, encoded by the exons ATGGCCGAGGTATTAGATGAAGCAGAAGCATTCATACATGCGACAGAGACATGCAGTGTGTCAAAGGACTCCAAGACAGGAGAGACAG GTACCAGGTTTGACTGGGagcgtccatttcccatgaagtcatCTATAGAAATTCGGGACCCAAAATTATTTTGTCAATTCCATGAGGAATTGGGCCATGACACAAGGGACTATAGGAGCTTAAAGAGAGCCTTGGGCGGATTGGCGGCGAAGGGGCATTTGAAGAGTTACTTACAGAAAAGTACGCGCGGCACTTGGAAGAACTTCTATAAGGAGAACAATTCCCCTACTCCCGCCATAGATGGCAACCAAACCGATGGTGGGTTTGCAGCAGTAATCTCACGTGGACCGACCTTGGGAGGACCAACTATAAGAGGACATAAAGATTATGCTAGACGTCTAGGGCAAGTAATGCTCTCAGGAAAATCACATATGGATCCATTCCTAAAAGTTGAAATCTGCGAGTCCGACCAGGGGAAGATAGCTACTCCGCATGATGATCCGTTGGTTATAGAAGTAAAATTTTCCAATTTACGGGTCCATCAGAGATTGGTAGATAATGGAAGCTCGTCCGAATTATGA